From the Cervus elaphus chromosome 20, mCerEla1.1, whole genome shotgun sequence genome, one window contains:
- the IGSF9 gene encoding protein turtle homolog A isoform X4 yields the protein MVWCLGLAILSLIISQGADGRGKPEVVSVVGRAGESAVLGCDLLPPAGRPPLHVIEWLRFGFLLPIFIQFGLYSPRIDPDYVGRVRLQKGASLQIEGLRVEDQGWYECRVLFLDQHSPGDDSANGSWVHLTVNSPPQFLETPPQVLEVRELEPVTLRCVAQGNPQPRVTWKLRGQDLGQGQSQVQVLNGTLRIRRVERSSAGVYTCQASSTEGSTTHATQLLVLGPPVIVVPPKNSTVNASQDVSLACRAEAYPANLTYSWFQDSTNVFHISRLQPRVRILVDGSLRLQAAQPDDAGRYTCVPSNGLPRSPSASAYLTVLYPAQVTAMPPETPLPVGMRGVIRCPVRANPPLLFVSWTKDGQALQLDKFPGWSQGPEGSLIIALGNEDALGEYSCTPYNSLGTAGPSPVTRVLLKAPPAFLERPKEEYFQEVGRELLIPCSARGDPSPTISWAKVGRGLQGQAQVDSNSSLILRPLTKEAHGRWECTASNAVARVAASTNVYVLGTSPHVVTNVSVAPLPKGANVSWEPGFDGGYLQRFSVWYTPLAKRPDRAHHDWVSLAVPVGAAFLLVPGLQPHTQYQFSVLAQNKLGSGPFSEIVLSAPEGLPTTPAAPSPPPTEMSPPLSPPRGLVAVRTPRGVLLHWDPPELVPKRLDGYILEGRQGSQGWEVLDRAVAGTEMQLVVPGLIKDVLYEFRLVAFSGSYVSDPSNTANVSTSGLEVYPSRTQLPGLLPQPVLAGVVGGVCFLGVAVLVSILAACLMNRRRAARRRRKRLRQDPPLIFSPAGKSAPHSAPGSGSPDSVAKLKLQGSPVPSLRQSLLWGEPVGPPSPPPDPPPSRGPLPLEPICRGPDGRFVMGPQVGISREKSGPEQSEPRTPARRQARSYDCSSSSPSGMPQPLCIADISPVGPPRPAPPSPLPGPGPLLQYLSLPFFREMNVDGDWLPLEEPRPAPPPDYMDTRPCPTSSNLQPLDCRSESPRAALPGAMVGVGAAPEPPYTALVDWTLRERLLPSLLPAAPRGSLTSQSSGRGSASFLRPPSTAPSAGGSYLSPAPGDTSSWASGPERWPRREHVVTVSKRRNTSVDENYEWDSEFPGDMELLETLHLGLAGPRSRLEAEPELGVKTPEEGCLLSAAHAPGPEARCAALREEFLAFRRRRDAARSRLPAYRQPIFHPEQATLL from the exons ATGGTTTGGTGCCTCGGTCTGGCCATCCTCAGCCTGATCATCAGCCAGGGGGCTGACG GTCGAGGGAAGCCTGAGGTGGTGTCGGTGGTGGGCCGGGCCGGGGAGAGCGCGGTGCTGGGCTGTGACCTGCTGCCCCCGGCTGGCCGGCCCCCTCTGCATGTCATCGAGTGGCTGCGCTTTGGATTCCTGCTTCCCATCTTCATCCAGTTTGGCCTCTACTCCCCCCGCATCGACCCTGATTACGTGG GGCGTGTCCGGCTTCAGAAGGGGGCATCTCTCCAGATCGAGGGGCTCCGGGTTGAAGACCAGGGCTGGTACGAGTGCCGCGTGCTCTTCCTAGACCAGCACAGCCCCGGGGACGACTCTGCCAACGGCTCCTGGGTGCATCTCACCGTCAACT CGCCCCCTCAGTTCCTGGAGACGCCTCCCCAGGTGCTCGAAGTGCGGGAACTGGAGCCGGTCACCCTGCGGTGTGTGGCCCAAGGCAACCCCCAACCTCGGGTGACTTGGAAGCTCCGAGGACAGGACCTCGGCCAGGGCCAGAGTCAAGTGCAG GTGCTGAACGGAACGCTGCGGATCCGGAGGGTGGAGCGGAGCAGCGCCGGGGTCTACACCTGCCAAGCCTCCAGCACCGAGGGCAGCACCACCCACGCCACCCAGCTGCTGGTGCTAG GACCCCCAGTCATCGTGGTGCCCCCCAAGAACAGCACGGTCAATGCCTCCCAGGATGTTTCCCTGGCCTGCCGGGCTGAGGCATACCCTGCTAACCTCACCTACAGCTGGTTCCAGGACAGCACCAATGTCTTCCACATTAG CCGCCTGCAGCCCCGAGTGCGGATCCTGGTGGATGGCAGCTTGCGGCTGCAGGCCGCCCAGCCTGATGATGCCGGCCGCTACACCTGTGTGCCCAGCAACGGCCTCCCGCGCTCGCCCTCGGCCTCTGCCTACCTCACTGTGCTCT ACCCAGCGCAGGTGACCGCCATGCCTCCTGAGACGCCCTTGCCCGTGGGCATGCGGGGGGTGATCCGATGCCCTGTTCGTGCCAACCCCCCACTGCTCTTTGTCAGCTGGACCAAGGATGGGCAGGCCCTGCAGCTGGACAAG TTCCCTGGCTGGTCCCAGGGCCCAGAAGGCTCCCTGATCATCGCCCTGGGGAATGAGGATGCACTGGGAGAATACTCCTGCACCCCCTACAACAGTCTTGGCACTGCAGGGCCCTCCCCAGTCACCCGTGTTCTGCTCAAG GCTCCCCCAGCCTTTCTAGAACGTCCCAAAGAAGAATATTTCCAAGAAGTAGGGCGAGAACTCCTTATCCCCTGCTCTGCCCGGGGAGACCCTTCGCCTACTATCTCTTGGGCCAAG GTGGGCCGGGGGCTGCAGGGCCAGGCCCAGGTGGACAGCAACAGTAGCCTCATCCTGCGACCACTGACCAAGGAGGCCCACGGACGCTGGGAGTGCACGGCCAGCAATGCTGTGGCCCGAGTGGCCGCCTCCACGAATGTCTACGTGCTGG gCACCAGTCCGCACGTTGTCACCAATGTGTCCGTGGCACCTTTGCCCAAGGGTGCCAACGTCTCCTGGGAGCCTGGCTTTGACGGCGGCTATCTGCAGAGATTCAGTGTCTGGTACACCCCACT ggcAAAGCGTCCTGACCGAGCCCACCACGACTGGGTGTCCCTGGCAGTGCCCGTGGGCGCGGCCTTCCTCCTTGTGCCTGGCCTGCAGCCCCACACACAGTACCAGTTCAGTGTCCTCGCTCAGAACAAGCTGGGGAGTGGGCCCTTCAGCGAGATTGTCTTGTCTGCCCCTGAAG GGCTTCCTACCACACCAGCTGCCCCCAGTCCTCCCCCGACAGAGATGTCACCTCCCCTGTCCCCTCCACGAGGGCTGGTGGCAGTGAGGACGCCGCGGGGGGTACTCCTGCACTGGGATCCCCCGGAACTGGTCCCTAAGAGGCTGGATGGCTACATCCTGGAGGGACGGCAGGGCTCCCAAGGCTGGGAGGTGTTGGATCGGGCCGTGGCAGGCACTGAAATGCAGCTGGTGGTGCCAGGACTTATCAAG GACGTTCTCTACGAATTCCGCCTCGTGGCCTTCTCCGGTAGCTATGTCAGTGATCCCAGCAACACAGCCAACGTCTCCACCTCTG GCCTGGAGGTTTACCCCTCGCGCACGCAGCTGCCAGGCCTGCTGCCCCAGCCCGTGCTGGCCGGCGTGGTGGGCGGGGTCTGCTTCCTGGGCGTGGCCGTGCTAGTGAGCATCCTGGCCGCCTGCCTCATGAACCGGCGCCGAGCTGCCCGTCGCCGCCGCAAACGCCTCCGCCAAG ATCCACCTCTTATCTTCTCTCCCGCCGGAAAGTCAGCTCCCCA CTCTGCTCCGGGCTCGGGCAGTCCTGACAGCGTggcgaagctgaagctccagggtTCCCCAGTCCCCAGCCTGCGCCAGAGTCTGCTCTGGGGGGAACCCGTTGGACCCCCCAGCCCCCCTCCGGATCCTCCACCTAGCCGGGGGCCCTTACCCCTGGAGCCCATTTGCCGGGGACCAGATGGGCGCTTTGTGATGGGACCCCAGGTGGGGATCTCCAGAGAAAAGTCAGGCCCTGAGCAGTCCGAGCCTCGGACCCCAGCTCGGCGTCAGGCCAGGTCCTATgattgcagcagcagcagccccagtgGGATGCCCCAGCCCCTCTGCATTGCAGACATCAGCCCTGTGGGGCCCCCTCGACCGGCCCCACCCAGTCCTCTGCCAGGTCCAGGGCCCCTGCTCCAGTACCTGAGCCTGCCCTTCTTCAGGGAGATGAATGTAGATGGGGACTGGCTCCCCTTGGAGGAACCCCGGCCTGCTCCACCCCCAGATTACATGGATACCCGGCCCTGCCCCACCTCATCTAACCTCCAGCCCCTGGACTGCCGCTCTGAGTCCCCCAGGGCAGCGCTTCCTGGGGCCATGGTCGGGGTCGGGGCCGCCCCAGAGCCCCCGTACACAGCCCTGGTTGACTGGACGCTGAGGGAACGGCTGCTGCCAAGCCTCCTCCCTGCCGCCCCTAGGGGCAGCCTCACAAGCCAGAGCAGTGGGCGGGGCAGCGCCTCCTTCCTCCGGCCCCCCTCCACCGCCCCCTCTGCAGGAGGCAGCTACCTCAGCCCCGCTCCTGGAGACACCAGCAGCTGGGCCAGTGGCCCTGAGAGGTGGCCCCGAAGGGAGCATGTGGTGACGGTCAGCAAGAG GAGGAACACATCTGTGGATGAGAACTATGAGTGGGACTCAGAATTCCCAGGGGACATGGAGTTGCTGGAGACTCTGCACTTGGGCTTGGCTGGCCCTCGATCCCGACTTGAAGCCGAGCCAGAGCTAG GTGTGAAGACTCCAGAGGAGGGCTGCCTCCTGAGTGCTGCCCATGCTCCTGGCCCTGAGGCCCGCTGTGCTGCCCTTCGGGAGGAATTCCTGGCCTTCCGCCGGCGCCGAGATGCCGCTAGGTCTCGGCTACCAGCCTATCGACAGCCCATCTTCCACCCTGAACAGGCCACTCTGCTGTGA
- the IGSF9 gene encoding protein turtle homolog A isoform X1 produces MVWCLGLAILSLIISQGADGRGKPEVVSVVGRAGESAVLGCDLLPPAGRPPLHVIEWLRFGFLLPIFIQFGLYSPRIDPDYVGRVRLQKGASLQIEGLRVEDQGWYECRVLFLDQHSPGDDSANGSWVHLTVNSPPQFLETPPQVLEVRELEPVTLRCVAQGNPQPRVTWKLRGQDLGQGQSQVQVLNGTLRIRRVERSSAGVYTCQASSTEGSTTHATQLLVLGPPVIVVPPKNSTVNASQDVSLACRAEAYPANLTYSWFQDSTNVFHISRLQPRVRILVDGSLRLQAAQPDDAGRYTCVPSNGLPRSPSASAYLTVLYPAQVTAMPPETPLPVGMRGVIRCPVRANPPLLFVSWTKDGQALQLDKFPGWSQGPEGSLIIALGNEDALGEYSCTPYNSLGTAGPSPVTRVLLKAPPAFLERPKEEYFQEVGRELLIPCSARGDPSPTISWAKVGRGLQGQAQVDSNSSLILRPLTKEAHGRWECTASNAVARVAASTNVYVLGTSPHVVTNVSVAPLPKGANVSWEPGFDGGYLQRFSVWYTPLAKRPDRAHHDWVSLAVPVGAAFLLVPGLQPHTQYQFSVLAQNKLGSGPFSEIVLSAPEGLPTTPAAPSPPPTEMSPPLSPPRGLVAVRTPRGVLLHWDPPELVPKRLDGYILEGRQGSQGWEVLDRAVAGTEMQLVVPGLIKDPDPQDVLYEFRLVAFSGSYVSDPSNTANVSTSGLEVYPSRTQLPGLLPQPVLAGVVGGVCFLGVAVLVSILAACLMNRRRAARRRRKRLRQDPPLIFSPAGKSAPHSAPGSGSPDSVAKLKLQGSPVPSLRQSLLWGEPVGPPSPPPDPPPSRGPLPLEPICRGPDGRFVMGPQVGISREKSGPEQSEPRTPARRQARSYDCSSSSPSGMPQPLCIADISPVGPPRPAPPSPLPGPGPLLQYLSLPFFREMNVDGDWLPLEEPRPAPPPDYMDTRPCPTSSNLQPLDCRSESPRAALPGAMVGVGAAPEPPYTALVDWTLRERLLPSLLPAAPRGSLTSQSSGRGSASFLRPPSTAPSAGGSYLSPAPGDTSSWASGPERWPRREHVVTVSKRRNTSVDENYEWDSEFPGDMELLETLHLGLAGPRSRLEAEPELGVRAFQKGVKTPEEGCLLSAAHAPGPEARCAALREEFLAFRRRRDAARSRLPAYRQPIFHPEQATLL; encoded by the exons ATGGTTTGGTGCCTCGGTCTGGCCATCCTCAGCCTGATCATCAGCCAGGGGGCTGACG GTCGAGGGAAGCCTGAGGTGGTGTCGGTGGTGGGCCGGGCCGGGGAGAGCGCGGTGCTGGGCTGTGACCTGCTGCCCCCGGCTGGCCGGCCCCCTCTGCATGTCATCGAGTGGCTGCGCTTTGGATTCCTGCTTCCCATCTTCATCCAGTTTGGCCTCTACTCCCCCCGCATCGACCCTGATTACGTGG GGCGTGTCCGGCTTCAGAAGGGGGCATCTCTCCAGATCGAGGGGCTCCGGGTTGAAGACCAGGGCTGGTACGAGTGCCGCGTGCTCTTCCTAGACCAGCACAGCCCCGGGGACGACTCTGCCAACGGCTCCTGGGTGCATCTCACCGTCAACT CGCCCCCTCAGTTCCTGGAGACGCCTCCCCAGGTGCTCGAAGTGCGGGAACTGGAGCCGGTCACCCTGCGGTGTGTGGCCCAAGGCAACCCCCAACCTCGGGTGACTTGGAAGCTCCGAGGACAGGACCTCGGCCAGGGCCAGAGTCAAGTGCAG GTGCTGAACGGAACGCTGCGGATCCGGAGGGTGGAGCGGAGCAGCGCCGGGGTCTACACCTGCCAAGCCTCCAGCACCGAGGGCAGCACCACCCACGCCACCCAGCTGCTGGTGCTAG GACCCCCAGTCATCGTGGTGCCCCCCAAGAACAGCACGGTCAATGCCTCCCAGGATGTTTCCCTGGCCTGCCGGGCTGAGGCATACCCTGCTAACCTCACCTACAGCTGGTTCCAGGACAGCACCAATGTCTTCCACATTAG CCGCCTGCAGCCCCGAGTGCGGATCCTGGTGGATGGCAGCTTGCGGCTGCAGGCCGCCCAGCCTGATGATGCCGGCCGCTACACCTGTGTGCCCAGCAACGGCCTCCCGCGCTCGCCCTCGGCCTCTGCCTACCTCACTGTGCTCT ACCCAGCGCAGGTGACCGCCATGCCTCCTGAGACGCCCTTGCCCGTGGGCATGCGGGGGGTGATCCGATGCCCTGTTCGTGCCAACCCCCCACTGCTCTTTGTCAGCTGGACCAAGGATGGGCAGGCCCTGCAGCTGGACAAG TTCCCTGGCTGGTCCCAGGGCCCAGAAGGCTCCCTGATCATCGCCCTGGGGAATGAGGATGCACTGGGAGAATACTCCTGCACCCCCTACAACAGTCTTGGCACTGCAGGGCCCTCCCCAGTCACCCGTGTTCTGCTCAAG GCTCCCCCAGCCTTTCTAGAACGTCCCAAAGAAGAATATTTCCAAGAAGTAGGGCGAGAACTCCTTATCCCCTGCTCTGCCCGGGGAGACCCTTCGCCTACTATCTCTTGGGCCAAG GTGGGCCGGGGGCTGCAGGGCCAGGCCCAGGTGGACAGCAACAGTAGCCTCATCCTGCGACCACTGACCAAGGAGGCCCACGGACGCTGGGAGTGCACGGCCAGCAATGCTGTGGCCCGAGTGGCCGCCTCCACGAATGTCTACGTGCTGG gCACCAGTCCGCACGTTGTCACCAATGTGTCCGTGGCACCTTTGCCCAAGGGTGCCAACGTCTCCTGGGAGCCTGGCTTTGACGGCGGCTATCTGCAGAGATTCAGTGTCTGGTACACCCCACT ggcAAAGCGTCCTGACCGAGCCCACCACGACTGGGTGTCCCTGGCAGTGCCCGTGGGCGCGGCCTTCCTCCTTGTGCCTGGCCTGCAGCCCCACACACAGTACCAGTTCAGTGTCCTCGCTCAGAACAAGCTGGGGAGTGGGCCCTTCAGCGAGATTGTCTTGTCTGCCCCTGAAG GGCTTCCTACCACACCAGCTGCCCCCAGTCCTCCCCCGACAGAGATGTCACCTCCCCTGTCCCCTCCACGAGGGCTGGTGGCAGTGAGGACGCCGCGGGGGGTACTCCTGCACTGGGATCCCCCGGAACTGGTCCCTAAGAGGCTGGATGGCTACATCCTGGAGGGACGGCAGGGCTCCCAAGGCTGGGAGGTGTTGGATCGGGCCGTGGCAGGCACTGAAATGCAGCTGGTGGTGCCAGGACTTATCAAG GACCCCGATCCCCAGGACGTTCTCTACGAATTCCGCCTCGTGGCCTTCTCCGGTAGCTATGTCAGTGATCCCAGCAACACAGCCAACGTCTCCACCTCTG GCCTGGAGGTTTACCCCTCGCGCACGCAGCTGCCAGGCCTGCTGCCCCAGCCCGTGCTGGCCGGCGTGGTGGGCGGGGTCTGCTTCCTGGGCGTGGCCGTGCTAGTGAGCATCCTGGCCGCCTGCCTCATGAACCGGCGCCGAGCTGCCCGTCGCCGCCGCAAACGCCTCCGCCAAG ATCCACCTCTTATCTTCTCTCCCGCCGGAAAGTCAGCTCCCCA CTCTGCTCCGGGCTCGGGCAGTCCTGACAGCGTggcgaagctgaagctccagggtTCCCCAGTCCCCAGCCTGCGCCAGAGTCTGCTCTGGGGGGAACCCGTTGGACCCCCCAGCCCCCCTCCGGATCCTCCACCTAGCCGGGGGCCCTTACCCCTGGAGCCCATTTGCCGGGGACCAGATGGGCGCTTTGTGATGGGACCCCAGGTGGGGATCTCCAGAGAAAAGTCAGGCCCTGAGCAGTCCGAGCCTCGGACCCCAGCTCGGCGTCAGGCCAGGTCCTATgattgcagcagcagcagccccagtgGGATGCCCCAGCCCCTCTGCATTGCAGACATCAGCCCTGTGGGGCCCCCTCGACCGGCCCCACCCAGTCCTCTGCCAGGTCCAGGGCCCCTGCTCCAGTACCTGAGCCTGCCCTTCTTCAGGGAGATGAATGTAGATGGGGACTGGCTCCCCTTGGAGGAACCCCGGCCTGCTCCACCCCCAGATTACATGGATACCCGGCCCTGCCCCACCTCATCTAACCTCCAGCCCCTGGACTGCCGCTCTGAGTCCCCCAGGGCAGCGCTTCCTGGGGCCATGGTCGGGGTCGGGGCCGCCCCAGAGCCCCCGTACACAGCCCTGGTTGACTGGACGCTGAGGGAACGGCTGCTGCCAAGCCTCCTCCCTGCCGCCCCTAGGGGCAGCCTCACAAGCCAGAGCAGTGGGCGGGGCAGCGCCTCCTTCCTCCGGCCCCCCTCCACCGCCCCCTCTGCAGGAGGCAGCTACCTCAGCCCCGCTCCTGGAGACACCAGCAGCTGGGCCAGTGGCCCTGAGAGGTGGCCCCGAAGGGAGCATGTGGTGACGGTCAGCAAGAG GAGGAACACATCTGTGGATGAGAACTATGAGTGGGACTCAGAATTCCCAGGGGACATGGAGTTGCTGGAGACTCTGCACTTGGGCTTGGCTGGCCCTCGATCCCGACTTGAAGCCGAGCCAGAGCTAGGTGTGAGAGCCTTCCAGAAAG GTGTGAAGACTCCAGAGGAGGGCTGCCTCCTGAGTGCTGCCCATGCTCCTGGCCCTGAGGCCCGCTGTGCTGCCCTTCGGGAGGAATTCCTGGCCTTCCGCCGGCGCCGAGATGCCGCTAGGTCTCGGCTACCAGCCTATCGACAGCCCATCTTCCACCCTGAACAGGCCACTCTGCTGTGA
- the IGSF9 gene encoding protein turtle homolog A isoform X6: protein MVWCLGLAILSLIISQGADGRGKPEVVSVVGRAGESAVLGCDLLPPAGRPPLHVIEWLRFGFLLPIFIQFGLYSPRIDPDYVGRVRLQKGASLQIEGLRVEDQGWYECRVLFLDQHSPGDDSANGSWVHLTVNSPPQFLETPPQVLEVRELEPVTLRCVAQGNPQPRVTWKLRGQDLGQGQSQVQVLNGTLRIRRVERSSAGVYTCQASSTEGSTTHATQLLVLGPPVIVVPPKNSTVNASQDVSLACRAEAYPANLTYSWFQDSTNVFHISRLQPRVRILVDGSLRLQAAQPDDAGRYTCVPSNGLPRSPSASAYLTVLYPAQVTAMPPETPLPVGMRGVIRCPVRANPPLLFVSWTKDGQALQLDKFPGWSQGPEGSLIIALGNEDALGEYSCTPYNSLGTAGPSPVTRVLLKAPPAFLERPKEEYFQEVGRELLIPCSARGDPSPTISWAKVGRGLQGQAQVDSNSSLILRPLTKEAHGRWECTASNAVARVAASTNVYVLGTSPHVVTNVSVAPLPKGANVSWEPGFDGGYLQRFSVWYTPLAKRPDRAHHDWVSLAVPVGAAFLLVPGLQPHTQYQFSVLAQNKLGSGPFSEIVLSAPEGLPTTPAAPSPPPTEMSPPLSPPRGLVAVRTPRGVLLHWDPPELVPKRLDGYILEGRQGSQGWEVLDRAVAGTEMQLVVPGLIKDPDPQDVLYEFRLVAFSGSYVSDPSNTANVSTSGLEVYPSRTQLPGLLPQPVLAGVVGGVCFLGVAVLVSILAACLMNRRRAARRRRKRLRQDPPLIFSPAGKSAPQCEDSRGGLPPECCPCSWP, encoded by the exons ATGGTTTGGTGCCTCGGTCTGGCCATCCTCAGCCTGATCATCAGCCAGGGGGCTGACG GTCGAGGGAAGCCTGAGGTGGTGTCGGTGGTGGGCCGGGCCGGGGAGAGCGCGGTGCTGGGCTGTGACCTGCTGCCCCCGGCTGGCCGGCCCCCTCTGCATGTCATCGAGTGGCTGCGCTTTGGATTCCTGCTTCCCATCTTCATCCAGTTTGGCCTCTACTCCCCCCGCATCGACCCTGATTACGTGG GGCGTGTCCGGCTTCAGAAGGGGGCATCTCTCCAGATCGAGGGGCTCCGGGTTGAAGACCAGGGCTGGTACGAGTGCCGCGTGCTCTTCCTAGACCAGCACAGCCCCGGGGACGACTCTGCCAACGGCTCCTGGGTGCATCTCACCGTCAACT CGCCCCCTCAGTTCCTGGAGACGCCTCCCCAGGTGCTCGAAGTGCGGGAACTGGAGCCGGTCACCCTGCGGTGTGTGGCCCAAGGCAACCCCCAACCTCGGGTGACTTGGAAGCTCCGAGGACAGGACCTCGGCCAGGGCCAGAGTCAAGTGCAG GTGCTGAACGGAACGCTGCGGATCCGGAGGGTGGAGCGGAGCAGCGCCGGGGTCTACACCTGCCAAGCCTCCAGCACCGAGGGCAGCACCACCCACGCCACCCAGCTGCTGGTGCTAG GACCCCCAGTCATCGTGGTGCCCCCCAAGAACAGCACGGTCAATGCCTCCCAGGATGTTTCCCTGGCCTGCCGGGCTGAGGCATACCCTGCTAACCTCACCTACAGCTGGTTCCAGGACAGCACCAATGTCTTCCACATTAG CCGCCTGCAGCCCCGAGTGCGGATCCTGGTGGATGGCAGCTTGCGGCTGCAGGCCGCCCAGCCTGATGATGCCGGCCGCTACACCTGTGTGCCCAGCAACGGCCTCCCGCGCTCGCCCTCGGCCTCTGCCTACCTCACTGTGCTCT ACCCAGCGCAGGTGACCGCCATGCCTCCTGAGACGCCCTTGCCCGTGGGCATGCGGGGGGTGATCCGATGCCCTGTTCGTGCCAACCCCCCACTGCTCTTTGTCAGCTGGACCAAGGATGGGCAGGCCCTGCAGCTGGACAAG TTCCCTGGCTGGTCCCAGGGCCCAGAAGGCTCCCTGATCATCGCCCTGGGGAATGAGGATGCACTGGGAGAATACTCCTGCACCCCCTACAACAGTCTTGGCACTGCAGGGCCCTCCCCAGTCACCCGTGTTCTGCTCAAG GCTCCCCCAGCCTTTCTAGAACGTCCCAAAGAAGAATATTTCCAAGAAGTAGGGCGAGAACTCCTTATCCCCTGCTCTGCCCGGGGAGACCCTTCGCCTACTATCTCTTGGGCCAAG GTGGGCCGGGGGCTGCAGGGCCAGGCCCAGGTGGACAGCAACAGTAGCCTCATCCTGCGACCACTGACCAAGGAGGCCCACGGACGCTGGGAGTGCACGGCCAGCAATGCTGTGGCCCGAGTGGCCGCCTCCACGAATGTCTACGTGCTGG gCACCAGTCCGCACGTTGTCACCAATGTGTCCGTGGCACCTTTGCCCAAGGGTGCCAACGTCTCCTGGGAGCCTGGCTTTGACGGCGGCTATCTGCAGAGATTCAGTGTCTGGTACACCCCACT ggcAAAGCGTCCTGACCGAGCCCACCACGACTGGGTGTCCCTGGCAGTGCCCGTGGGCGCGGCCTTCCTCCTTGTGCCTGGCCTGCAGCCCCACACACAGTACCAGTTCAGTGTCCTCGCTCAGAACAAGCTGGGGAGTGGGCCCTTCAGCGAGATTGTCTTGTCTGCCCCTGAAG GGCTTCCTACCACACCAGCTGCCCCCAGTCCTCCCCCGACAGAGATGTCACCTCCCCTGTCCCCTCCACGAGGGCTGGTGGCAGTGAGGACGCCGCGGGGGGTACTCCTGCACTGGGATCCCCCGGAACTGGTCCCTAAGAGGCTGGATGGCTACATCCTGGAGGGACGGCAGGGCTCCCAAGGCTGGGAGGTGTTGGATCGGGCCGTGGCAGGCACTGAAATGCAGCTGGTGGTGCCAGGACTTATCAAG GACCCCGATCCCCAGGACGTTCTCTACGAATTCCGCCTCGTGGCCTTCTCCGGTAGCTATGTCAGTGATCCCAGCAACACAGCCAACGTCTCCACCTCTG GCCTGGAGGTTTACCCCTCGCGCACGCAGCTGCCAGGCCTGCTGCCCCAGCCCGTGCTGGCCGGCGTGGTGGGCGGGGTCTGCTTCCTGGGCGTGGCCGTGCTAGTGAGCATCCTGGCCGCCTGCCTCATGAACCGGCGCCGAGCTGCCCGTCGCCGCCGCAAACGCCTCCGCCAAG ATCCACCTCTTATCTTCTCTCCCGCCGGAAAGTCAGCTCCCCA GTGTGAAGACTCCAGAGGAGGGCTGCCTCCTGAGTGCTGCCCATGCTCCTGGCCCTGA